One Paenibacillus riograndensis SBR5 DNA segment encodes these proteins:
- a CDS encoding ABC transporter substrate-binding protein — protein sequence MMKRLLFYIIGLSLCGLIVYALAYDRPLLVEFSPEPVPKAVPKIQVRIALNDWTENLEVKNAIRQFNESNPDHIEIVMVNLSADTYNDMLNMLMTSGQGPDVFSVDNGWLATYVNKGYLTNLNAYLGPADLNRFPEWARDYAHSSLFKGGVYFMPSSIETVRLIYNKQLFRSAGLDPEQPPVTFAEVKQAAARISRAGVGVNKYGFALAAGDSQDSLQTGLEMSNTYSGVYLYNYRTGRYNLSVYAPWLQLLLDMKAESSLYPGETLLKRDSALRQFADGNIGMMYATSKDYVKLQEYMPKDDWGVALPPVTSSASRGSGALMVIPHSPLAVNSSAPDQEAAVKVWKFLQSEAFLNILFQQALALPVVDGITDLPGQVPGLGHFKEFYPTAEESIYPLPPQIMDQYDPNTVSVEPRDSGDRPRMQLYLQILSGGVSAGEGLRAESDRLNQMLDIAATGYSFKHEEYIYPDFNPRAPLKAESLESRLNSGQE from the coding sequence ATGATGAAACGGCTGTTATTCTATATCATTGGCCTGAGTTTATGCGGGCTTATTGTGTATGCCCTGGCCTATGACCGTCCGCTGCTGGTGGAGTTTAGTCCGGAACCGGTGCCTAAGGCTGTCCCCAAGATTCAGGTCCGGATTGCACTAAACGACTGGACGGAGAACCTGGAGGTAAAAAACGCAATCCGGCAATTCAACGAAAGCAATCCCGATCATATTGAAATTGTAATGGTCAACCTGTCTGCGGATACTTACAATGACATGCTCAACATGCTGATGACTTCAGGTCAGGGACCGGACGTGTTCAGCGTGGATAATGGCTGGCTGGCTACTTATGTGAACAAAGGGTATCTGACCAATTTGAACGCCTACTTAGGCCCCGCTGATCTGAACAGATTTCCGGAGTGGGCCCGGGATTATGCCCACAGCTCCCTGTTCAAGGGAGGAGTTTATTTCATGCCCTCCAGTATTGAAACTGTCCGGCTTATCTATAACAAGCAGCTGTTCCGCAGTGCCGGTCTGGACCCCGAGCAGCCCCCCGTTACCTTCGCGGAAGTGAAGCAGGCTGCTGCCAGGATCAGCCGGGCCGGGGTTGGCGTGAATAAATACGGCTTTGCGCTGGCAGCGGGAGATAGCCAGGACAGCTTGCAGACGGGGCTGGAGATGTCCAATACGTACAGCGGGGTCTATCTGTATAACTACCGGACCGGACGTTATAATCTCAGCGTGTACGCTCCCTGGCTGCAGCTGCTGCTGGACATGAAGGCCGAGAGCAGCCTGTATCCCGGGGAGACCCTGCTGAAGCGGGACAGTGCGCTCAGGCAATTTGCCGACGGCAACATCGGCATGATGTATGCAACCAGCAAAGATTATGTGAAATTGCAGGAATATATGCCAAAGGATGACTGGGGCGTGGCTTTGCCGCCCGTGACATCTTCAGCCAGCCGGGGCAGCGGGGCGCTCATGGTGATTCCGCATTCGCCGCTGGCGGTGAATAGCAGTGCCCCGGATCAGGAAGCGGCAGTGAAGGTATGGAAGTTCCTTCAGTCGGAGGCCTTCCTGAACATTCTGTTCCAGCAGGCTTTGGCGCTGCCTGTGGTAGACGGCATCACGGACCTGCCGGGCCAGGTTCCCGGTCTGGGCCATTTTAAGGAGTTTTATCCTACCGCAGAGGAATCTATTTACCCGCTCCCTCCGCAGATTATGGATCAGTACGATCCGAACACCGTTTCGGTGGAGCCGCGTGACTCTGGAGACCGGCCCCGGATGCAGCTCTATCTGCAGATCCTTTCCGGCGGGGTAAGTGCAGGCGAAGGACTCCGTGCGGAAAGCGACCGTCTGAACCAGATGCTGGACATTGCCGCAACCGGATATTCGTTCAAGCATGAAGAGTACATCTATCCGGACTTCAATCCCCGTGCGCCGCTGAAGGCCGAAAGCCTGGAGAGCCGCTTGAATTCCGGGCAGGAGTAA
- a CDS encoding beta strand repeat-containing protein: protein MSFFSTGPIENNAVSGVRPTQSVTLRIDNRSNSLASTALIEGYYMSGGLRNLYVSQSLNLAPNQVVTNNYFADLDAFEFIITTASPSPADDPVQVSLWGKSSTGQLVTAHRLVSAELLGETPGATGATGATGATGATGETGATGVGVTGATGETGATGVTGATGATGETGATGVTGATGATGETGATGATGVTGATGETGATGVTGVTGATGETGATGVTGATGATGETGATGATGATGATGETGATGVTGVTGVTGVTGATGETGATGATGATGATGETGATGVTGATGATGETGATGATGATGATGETGATGATGATGATGETGATGATGVTGATGETGATGATGATGATGETGATGATGVTGATGETGATGVTGVTGATGETGATGVTGATGATGETGATGATGATGATGETGATGVTGVTGVTGATGETGATGVTGATGATGETGATGVTGATGATGETGATGATGATGATGETGATGVTGVTGATGETGATGVTGVTGATGETGATGVTGVTGATGETGATGVTGATGETGATGATGATGATGETGATGVTGATGATGETGATGVTGTTGATGETGATGVTGATGATGETGATGVTGVTGATGETGATGATGVTGATGETGATGVTGATGATGETGATGATGATGPNVAAEGFSAFLPTLSASASTQLAGWTVTSPYYDSTSFDETTGNYTVPVTGRYSFEATINYSTTAAISVALGAGVNPAFVIRRTSPTTLDLVNGLFPLLNVNIALVLTLRTILGNGTVTLTGEFDLTAGDVIGLFYEADGLTVPLDLGGTSSGVVWSVHRFI, encoded by the coding sequence ATGAGCTTTTTTTCAACGGGTCCAATAGAAAATAATGCGGTCAGCGGTGTAAGACCCACTCAGTCAGTGACGCTCCGAATCGATAACCGCAGCAATTCACTAGCTTCTACGGCATTAATTGAAGGTTACTACATGAGCGGGGGTCTGCGAAACTTGTATGTGAGCCAATCCTTGAATTTGGCCCCTAATCAAGTGGTGACTAACAACTACTTTGCTGATCTGGATGCATTTGAGTTTATTATTACAACGGCAAGTCCAAGCCCGGCAGATGATCCTGTGCAGGTTTCATTATGGGGGAAGAGCAGCACGGGGCAGCTGGTGACAGCCCATCGGCTGGTATCCGCTGAACTGCTGGGAGAAACCCCAGGAGCAACCGGCGCGACCGGGGCAACAGGAGCAACAGGCGCAACGGGAGAAACGGGGGCGACTGGAGTAGGAGTGACCGGCGCGACGGGAGAAACGGGAGCGACTGGAGTCACAGGTGCAACAGGTGCGACCGGAGAAACGGGAGCGACTGGAGTTACAGGTGCAACAGGTGCGACCGGAGAAACGGGAGCGACTGGAGCTACAGGTGTAACAGGAGCGACCGGGGAAACGGGAGCGACTGGGGTTACCGGTGTAACAGGTGCGACCGGGGAAACGGGAGCGACTGGGGTCACAGGTGCAACAGGAGCAACCGGGGAAACGGGAGCGACTGGAGCTACGGGTGCAACAGGTGCGACCGGGGAAACGGGAGCGACTGGGGTTACAGGTGTAACAGGTGTAACAGGTGTAACAGGTGCGACCGGGGAAACCGGAGCAACTGGAGCTACAGGTGCAACCGGAGCAACCGGAGAAACGGGAGCGACTGGAGTCACGGGTGCAACAGGTGCGACCGGGGAAACGGGAGCGACTGGGGCCACAGGTGCAACAGGTGCGACCGGGGAAACGGGAGCGACTGGGGCCACAGGTGCAACAGGTGCGACCGGGGAAACGGGAGCGACTGGAGCCACAGGTGTGACAGGTGCAACCGGAGAAACGGGAGCGACTGGAGCTACAGGTGCAACAGGTGCGACCGGAGAAACGGGAGCGACTGGAGCTACAGGTGTAACAGGAGCGACCGGGGAAACGGGAGCGACTGGGGTTACCGGTGTAACAGGTGCGACCGGGGAAACGGGAGCGACTGGGGTCACAGGTGCAACAGGAGCAACCGGGGAAACGGGAGCGACTGGAGCTACGGGTGCAACAGGTGCGACCGGGGAAACGGGAGCGACTGGGGTTACAGGTGTAACAGGTGTAACAGGTGCGACCGGGGAAACGGGAGCGACTGGAGTTACAGGTGCAACAGGTGCGACCGGGGAAACGGGAGCGACTGGAGTTACCGGTGCAACAGGTGCGACGGGAGAGACCGGAGCAACTGGAGCTACAGGTGCAACAGGTGCGACCGGGGAAACGGGAGCAACTGGAGTTACAGGTGTGACAGGTGCGACCGGAGAAACGGGAGCGACTGGGGTGACAGGTGTGACAGGTGCAACCGGGGAAACGGGAGCGACTGGGGTTACGGGTGTGACAGGTGCAACCGGGGAAACGGGAGCGACTGGGGTTACAGGTGCAACGGGAGAAACTGGAGCGACTGGAGCTACAGGCGCAACAGGTGCAACCGGGGAAACGGGAGCAACTGGGGTAACAGGTGCAACAGGAGCAACCGGAGAAACGGGAGCGACTGGGGTCACGGGTACAACAGGCGCAACGGGAGAAACGGGAGCGACTGGAGTTACAGGTGCAACAGGTGCGACCGGAGAAACGGGAGCGACTGGAGTTACGGGTGTAACAGGTGCGACCGGGGAAACGGGAGCGACTGGAGCTACAGGTGTAACAGGAGCAACCGGAGAAACGGGAGCGACTGGAGTTACGGGTGCAACAGGTGCGACCGGGGAAACGGGAGCGACTGGGGCTACAGGTGCAACAGGCCCGAATGTTGCGGCGGAAGGGTTCTCGGCGTTTCTGCCTACCCTTTCGGCCAGTGCCAGCACCCAGCTTGCCGGCTGGACGGTGACGTCGCCGTATTACGACAGCACCTCGTTTGACGAAACAACGGGGAACTATACGGTTCCGGTTACGGGCCGGTACTCTTTTGAAGCAACGATCAACTACTCTACTACTGCAGCGATTTCGGTTGCGTTAGGTGCGGGAGTTAACCCTGCATTTGTGATACGGAGAACTTCTCCTACGACTCTAGATTTGGTAAACGGACTATTCCCTCTGCTGAATGTCAACATTGCGCTTGTATTGACCCTTAGAACGATCTTGGGCAACGGGACAGTCACCTTGACCGGTGAGTTTGATCTGACAGCAG
- the tnpA gene encoding IS200/IS605 family transposase encodes MGQEYRRTTTTVSLINYHFIFCPRYRRKVLSGQVEVRFKELVQELCTQNDWHIAVIEVMPDHVHLFLNVLPTDSPADIMGKLKGATSRDLRQEFIHLNHLPSLWTRSYFVSTAGNVSSETIKRYVEEQKTRG; translated from the coding sequence ATGGGACAAGAATATAGAAGAACAACAACAACCGTTTCGCTCATCAATTATCATTTTATTTTTTGCCCGCGATACCGAAGAAAAGTATTGTCCGGGCAAGTAGAAGTGCGATTTAAAGAACTTGTACAGGAGCTTTGCACGCAAAATGATTGGCACATTGCTGTTATAGAAGTGATGCCTGACCATGTTCATCTATTCCTAAATGTGCTGCCAACCGATTCTCCAGCAGACATTATGGGAAAATTGAAAGGAGCAACATCAAGGGATTTGCGTCAAGAGTTTATACATTTAAATCATCTGCCAAGTCTTTGGACACGTTCCTATTTTGTCAGTACAGCAGGGAACGTATCGAGTGAAACGATCAAGCGCTATGTAGAAGAACAAAAGACAAGGGGGTGA
- a CDS encoding RNA-guided endonuclease TnpB family protein: MSQTLTIKIKLLPTREQASMVKNQAIKDAKSVFKKAKKSKFTIVPVLKKPVCIWNNQNYSFDFTHISMPLMMNGKVAKTPIRALLIDKDNRNLGLLKHKSGTLRITQKSEKWIAQISVTVPTSEKTGTKIMGVDLGLKVPAVAVTDDDQTCFFGNERQNKYIRRKFQSKRKKLGQRKKLNAIVKLDDKEQRYMKDQDHKISRAIVQFAVEHQISVIRLEQLANIRQTARTSRKNEKSIHMWSFYRLSQFIEYKAKLAGVKVEYVNPAHTSRTCPKCSEKNKAQDRKYICSCGFETHRDRVGAMNIRYAPVIDGNSQSA; this comes from the coding sequence ATGTCACAAACCCTAACCATTAAAATCAAACTGCTTCCAACAAGGGAACAGGCTTCTATGGTCAAAAATCAAGCCATCAAGGATGCAAAAAGTGTATTCAAGAAAGCAAAGAAAAGCAAATTCACGATCGTTCCTGTCCTTAAGAAACCGGTCTGCATTTGGAATAATCAAAACTATTCTTTTGATTTCACTCATATTTCAATGCCACTGATGATGAATGGAAAAGTGGCTAAAACCCCTATTCGTGCTTTATTAATTGATAAGGACAATCGAAATCTCGGCTTGCTGAAACACAAATCAGGTACACTTCGCATCACGCAAAAGTCAGAAAAATGGATTGCACAAATTTCCGTCACTGTTCCAACAAGCGAAAAAACAGGAACAAAGATTATGGGTGTGGATTTAGGTTTGAAAGTTCCTGCAGTCGCTGTAACAGACGATGATCAAACTTGCTTTTTTGGTAATGAAAGACAAAATAAATATATCAGACGTAAATTTCAATCCAAACGTAAGAAGCTGGGTCAACGAAAGAAATTGAACGCGATTGTCAAGCTCGATGATAAAGAACAGCGGTATATGAAAGACCAAGACCACAAGATTAGCCGTGCGATCGTGCAATTTGCGGTAGAACATCAGATTTCTGTGATACGCTTAGAACAATTAGCGAACATCAGACAGACGGCAAGGACGAGCCGTAAAAACGAAAAGAGTATACATATGTGGTCATTCTATCGACTGTCTCAATTCATTGAATACAAAGCGAAGTTAGCGGGTGTAAAAGTGGAGTATGTGAATCCTGCCCACACCAGTCGAACGTGTCCAAAGTGTTCAGAAAAGAATAAAGCACAAGATCGAAAATATATATGTTCATGTGGATTTGAAACACATCGGGATCGAGTGGGTGCGATGAATATCCGATATGCACCTGTGATTGATGGTAACAGTCAATCAGCCTAG